AATTTAACAGGTCGAAACCGCACGTCAACATCGGTACGATTGGTCACGTGGATCACGGCAAGACGACATTGACGTCGGCGATCACGATGGTACAGGCACAACGCGGCATGTCGA
This region of bacterium genomic DNA includes:
- the tuf gene encoding elongation factor Tu (EF-Tu; promotes GTP-dependent binding of aminoacyl-tRNA to the A-site of ribosomes during protein biosynthesis; when the tRNA anticodon matches the mRNA codon, GTP hydrolysis results; the inactive EF-Tu-GDP leaves the ribosome and release of GDP is promoted by elongation factor Ts; many prokaryotes have two copies of the gene encoding EF-Tu) yields the protein MAKEKFNRSKPHVNIGTIGHVDHGKTTLTSAITMVQAQRGMS